One segment of Rosa chinensis cultivar Old Blush chromosome 6, RchiOBHm-V2, whole genome shotgun sequence DNA contains the following:
- the LOC112171433 gene encoding protein NRT1/ PTR FAMILY 4.2 isoform X2, translating to MCNFVTYFTKSMHYPTAKSANMVTNFMGTSFLLTIMGGFISDSLFTRFTTFILSCIIELLGLILLTIQSQSRRLRPALNLKPSQSQAAILYTGLYAIAAGAAGLSANLPAHGADQLDHSNQRQISAFFNWFFFSLCTGGLISSTVMVWVEENKGWNWSFPITVIVLSLALLIFISGSPFYRHKRPTGSSLTRIIKVLTSASQNWKASPDERLGNRYAVAALNLNRADGDHKFKFLDKALIDNRVNAAEIKETRTFLGLLPIFASTIMMNCCLAQLQTFSVVQGSIMNRKLHNFEIPTPSLTVIPLIIMLSSIPLYERLHSGNNIIFKPPWRIGLGLALASGSMAVAALVEAKRRAEAADSNVISVFWLGWQFLLLGVSDMLTLGGMLEFFYSEAPNSMRSMCIALSWCSTSMGYFLSSVLVSIVNSVSGKYGKEWLGGMNLNHGRLDLFYTLLSILNSLNFLNYMYWAKRY from the exons ATGTG TAACTTTGTCACATACTTCACAAAGTCAATGCATTATCCAACTGCTAAATCAGCAAATATGGTCACCAATTTCATGGGAACCTCTTTTTTGCTCACCATCATGGGAGGCTTTATCAGTGACTCACTCTTCACTAGATTCACAACCTTCATTCTTTCCTGCATAATTGAGTTGCTG GGACTAATCTTGCTGACAATCCAATCTCAAAGCAGAAGGTTACGGCCGGCGTTGAATTTAAAGCCTTCTCAGTCTCAAGCAGCAATTCTGTACACTGGCCTTTACGCCATTGCTGCTGGTGCTGCTGGACTCAGTGCCAACTTACCTGCACATGGTGCTGATCAGCTTGATCACAGCAATCAGAGACAGATCTCTGCCTtcttcaattggtttttcttttccttatgcACTGGTGGACTCATTAGCTCAACTGTCATGGTTTGGGTGGAAGAGAACAAAGGCTGGAATTGGAGCTTTCCTATAACAGTTATAGTTTTGAGTTTGGCGCTTCTTATCTTCATCAGTGGAAGTCCATTTTATAGGCACAAACGACCCACTGGGAGCTCATTAACAAGGATCATCAAG GTACTTACTTCTGCTTCTCAAAACTGGAAAGCCTCGCCAGACGAGAGATTGGGGAACCGGTATGCAGTAGCTGCACTCAACCTGAACAGAGCGGATGGAGATCACAAGTTTAA GTTCCTGGACAAAGCATTAATAGACAACAGAGTCAATGCAGCTGAAATTAAGGAAACAAGAACTTTTCTTGGCCTTTTACCTATATTTGCAAGCACAATCATGATGAACTGTTGCCTAGCTCAACTTCAAACATTCTCCGTGGTACAAGGGAGCATAATGAATAGGAAACTACATAACTTTGAAATTCCGACTCCATCATTAACAGTAATCCCTCTTATCATCATGCTATCCTCCATTCCCTTATACGAACGATTACATTCTGGAAATAACATCATCTTCAAACCACCCTGGAGGATCGGACTGGGGCTAGCACTAGCATCAGGCTCAATGGCCGTAGCTGCTCTCGTCGAAGCTAAGAGGCGTGCAGAGGCTGCTGACAGCAATGTGATATCGGTATTTTGGCTCGGGTGGCAATTCCTGTTGCTAGGAGTGTCTGATATGCTCACTCTTGGAGGAATGCTCGAGTTCTTTTACTCCGAGGCACCCAATAGCATGAGAAGCATGTGCATTGCTTTGTCATGGTGCTCAACATCAATGGGGTACTTCTTGAGCTCAGTGctggtgtccatagtaaattcaGTTAGTGGAAAATATGGGAAAGAGTGGCTTGGAGGAATGAATTTGAATCATGGGCGCTTGGATCTGTTTTACACACTTCTTAGCATTCTCAACTCCCtgaattttctcaactacatgTATTGGGCAAAAAGGTATTAG
- the LOC112171433 gene encoding protein NRT1/ PTR FAMILY 4.2 isoform X1, with protein MSMEIDTYQKESDDQYVDWKGRKANPKIHGGIRAAAFACVVEVFTNMVFLCNASNFVTYFTKSMHYPTAKSANMVTNFMGTSFLLTIMGGFISDSLFTRFTTFILSCIIELLGLILLTIQSQSRRLRPALNLKPSQSQAAILYTGLYAIAAGAAGLSANLPAHGADQLDHSNQRQISAFFNWFFFSLCTGGLISSTVMVWVEENKGWNWSFPITVIVLSLALLIFISGSPFYRHKRPTGSSLTRIIKVLTSASQNWKASPDERLGNRYAVAALNLNRADGDHKFKFLDKALIDNRVNAAEIKETRTFLGLLPIFASTIMMNCCLAQLQTFSVVQGSIMNRKLHNFEIPTPSLTVIPLIIMLSSIPLYERLHSGNNIIFKPPWRIGLGLALASGSMAVAALVEAKRRAEAADSNVISVFWLGWQFLLLGVSDMLTLGGMLEFFYSEAPNSMRSMCIALSWCSTSMGYFLSSVLVSIVNSVSGKYGKEWLGGMNLNHGRLDLFYTLLSILNSLNFLNYMYWAKRY; from the exons ATGAGTATGGAGATAGATACCTACCAGAAAGAAAGTGATGATCAGTATGTTGATTGGAAAGGAAGAAAGGCAAATCCTAAAATCCATGGTGGAATTAGAGCTGCTGCCTTTGCATGTG TTGTTGAGGTCTTTACCAACATGGTTTTCTTATGCAATGCCAGTAACTTTGTCACATACTTCACAAAGTCAATGCATTATCCAACTGCTAAATCAGCAAATATGGTCACCAATTTCATGGGAACCTCTTTTTTGCTCACCATCATGGGAGGCTTTATCAGTGACTCACTCTTCACTAGATTCACAACCTTCATTCTTTCCTGCATAATTGAGTTGCTG GGACTAATCTTGCTGACAATCCAATCTCAAAGCAGAAGGTTACGGCCGGCGTTGAATTTAAAGCCTTCTCAGTCTCAAGCAGCAATTCTGTACACTGGCCTTTACGCCATTGCTGCTGGTGCTGCTGGACTCAGTGCCAACTTACCTGCACATGGTGCTGATCAGCTTGATCACAGCAATCAGAGACAGATCTCTGCCTtcttcaattggtttttcttttccttatgcACTGGTGGACTCATTAGCTCAACTGTCATGGTTTGGGTGGAAGAGAACAAAGGCTGGAATTGGAGCTTTCCTATAACAGTTATAGTTTTGAGTTTGGCGCTTCTTATCTTCATCAGTGGAAGTCCATTTTATAGGCACAAACGACCCACTGGGAGCTCATTAACAAGGATCATCAAG GTACTTACTTCTGCTTCTCAAAACTGGAAAGCCTCGCCAGACGAGAGATTGGGGAACCGGTATGCAGTAGCTGCACTCAACCTGAACAGAGCGGATGGAGATCACAAGTTTAA GTTCCTGGACAAAGCATTAATAGACAACAGAGTCAATGCAGCTGAAATTAAGGAAACAAGAACTTTTCTTGGCCTTTTACCTATATTTGCAAGCACAATCATGATGAACTGTTGCCTAGCTCAACTTCAAACATTCTCCGTGGTACAAGGGAGCATAATGAATAGGAAACTACATAACTTTGAAATTCCGACTCCATCATTAACAGTAATCCCTCTTATCATCATGCTATCCTCCATTCCCTTATACGAACGATTACATTCTGGAAATAACATCATCTTCAAACCACCCTGGAGGATCGGACTGGGGCTAGCACTAGCATCAGGCTCAATGGCCGTAGCTGCTCTCGTCGAAGCTAAGAGGCGTGCAGAGGCTGCTGACAGCAATGTGATATCGGTATTTTGGCTCGGGTGGCAATTCCTGTTGCTAGGAGTGTCTGATATGCTCACTCTTGGAGGAATGCTCGAGTTCTTTTACTCCGAGGCACCCAATAGCATGAGAAGCATGTGCATTGCTTTGTCATGGTGCTCAACATCAATGGGGTACTTCTTGAGCTCAGTGctggtgtccatagtaaattcaGTTAGTGGAAAATATGGGAAAGAGTGGCTTGGAGGAATGAATTTGAATCATGGGCGCTTGGATCTGTTTTACACACTTCTTAGCATTCTCAACTCCCtgaattttctcaactacatgTATTGGGCAAAAAGGTATTAG